The Frondihabitans australicus genome includes a region encoding these proteins:
- the pgm gene encoding phosphoglucomutase (alpha-D-glucose-1,6-bisphosphate-dependent): protein MTNRAGTYAEDSDLIDPEEVSAAYYELIPDVSIPAQRVVFGTSGHRGSSLDTAFNEAHIAAITQAICEYRAGQGITGPLFIGRDTHILSGPAERTALEVLAGNGVSVLADAEGGYVPTPVVSHAILVYNNDASHDDEADGIVVTPSHNPPRDGGFKYNPPHGGPADSDATSWIANRANEIIAGGNAEVKKSMVSPGRHDFLRSYVTDLANVIDFDAIRKAGIRIGADPLGGASVEYWAAIRDAYGLDLTVMNPGVDPTWRFMTLDWDEKIRMDPSSPSVMASVVARKDEFDITTGNDADADRHGIVTPDGGLLNPNHYLAVAIEYLYAHRPDWRPDAAIGKTLVSSSIIDRVAESLGRRLWEVPVGFKWFVPGLVDGSVAFGGEESAGASFLRRDGSVWTTDKDGIILALLASEILAVTGKSPSKLYDELTERFGAPIYQRVDAAASKEQKARLGKLSGADITATELAGDPITAKLSEAPGNGAAVGGVKVVTDNAWFAARPSGTEDVYKIYAESFVSAEHLKTVQEQAKTIVDAALGA from the coding sequence ATGACCAACCGCGCGGGAACCTACGCCGAAGACAGCGACCTCATCGACCCCGAGGAGGTGTCGGCGGCCTACTACGAGCTGATCCCCGACGTCTCGATCCCGGCCCAGAGGGTCGTGTTCGGCACCTCCGGCCACCGCGGGTCGTCGCTCGACACCGCCTTCAACGAGGCCCACATCGCCGCGATCACGCAGGCGATTTGCGAGTACCGCGCCGGGCAGGGCATCACCGGGCCGCTCTTCATCGGCCGCGACACTCACATCCTGTCGGGGCCGGCCGAGCGCACGGCGCTCGAGGTGCTCGCAGGCAACGGCGTGAGCGTGCTGGCCGACGCGGAGGGCGGGTACGTGCCCACGCCGGTGGTGTCTCACGCGATCCTGGTCTACAACAACGACGCCTCGCACGACGACGAGGCGGACGGCATCGTCGTCACGCCGAGCCACAACCCGCCCCGCGACGGCGGCTTCAAGTACAACCCGCCGCACGGCGGCCCCGCCGACAGCGACGCCACCTCGTGGATCGCGAACCGCGCGAACGAGATCATCGCAGGCGGCAACGCCGAGGTGAAGAAGAGCATGGTCAGCCCCGGCCGCCACGACTTCCTCCGCTCGTACGTCACCGACCTCGCCAACGTCATCGACTTCGACGCGATCAGGAAGGCCGGCATCCGCATCGGCGCCGACCCGCTCGGCGGGGCGAGCGTCGAGTACTGGGCGGCGATCCGCGACGCGTACGGCCTCGACCTGACCGTCATGAACCCGGGCGTCGACCCGACCTGGCGCTTCATGACGCTCGACTGGGACGAGAAGATCCGCATGGATCCGTCGAGCCCCTCGGTCATGGCCAGCGTCGTCGCTCGCAAGGACGAGTTCGACATCACGACCGGCAACGACGCCGACGCCGACCGGCACGGCATCGTCACGCCCGACGGCGGCCTCCTCAACCCGAACCACTACCTCGCGGTCGCGATCGAGTACCTCTACGCGCACCGGCCCGACTGGCGCCCCGACGCGGCGATCGGCAAGACGCTCGTGTCGTCGTCGATCATCGACCGCGTGGCCGAGTCGCTCGGCCGTCGCCTCTGGGAGGTTCCGGTCGGCTTCAAGTGGTTCGTGCCCGGGCTCGTCGACGGATCCGTCGCGTTCGGCGGCGAGGAGAGCGCCGGTGCGTCGTTCCTCCGTCGCGACGGCTCGGTGTGGACCACCGACAAAGACGGCATCATCCTGGCGCTCCTCGCGAGCGAGATCCTCGCGGTGACGGGCAAGTCGCCGTCGAAGCTCTACGACGAGCTCACCGAGCGATTCGGCGCGCCGATCTACCAGCGGGTCGACGCCGCCGCCTCGAAGGAGCAGAAGGCGCGCCTCGGCAAGCTCTCGGGCGCCGACATCACCGCGACCGAGCTGGCCGGCGACCCGATCACCGCGAAGCTCTCCGAGGCTCCCGGCAACGGGGCGGCCGTCGGCGGGGTGAAGGTCGTCACCGACAACGCCTGGTTCGCGGCCAGGCCGTCGGGCACCGAAGACGTCTACAAGATCTACGCCGAGTCGTTCGTCTCGGCGGAGCACCTGAAGACGGTGCAGGAGCAGGCGAAGACCATCGTCGACGCCGCCCTCGGCGCCTGA
- the pheA gene encoding prephenate dehydratase: MPEPASDPATTYSYLGPAGTFTEAALKQVPEAQGKTWRSVNNVGEALADVVAERSVAAMIAIENSIDGGVSATQDALANVPGLRILGEYLVPVDFVLVARPGTTLDDVRVVNAHPVAYAQTRLWLERARPDHEHLPATSNVAAAVALLPAVDDAGPGSVGPLADAAVAPPGITDHYPLEVLARSIGDNPNAVTRFVLVGRTGAVPPATGSDKTSIIAELPDDRAGGLLDMLEQFATRGINMSLLQSRPIGDALGRYRFVIDLDGHILDERVADALLGLKRFSPNVKFLGSYPRADREQVTVVPRYDNTAFVEARDWLRALVAGEPGD; the protein is encoded by the coding sequence ATGCCAGAGCCCGCCTCCGATCCTGCGACCACCTACTCGTACCTGGGGCCGGCCGGGACCTTCACGGAGGCCGCGCTGAAGCAGGTGCCCGAGGCGCAGGGCAAGACCTGGCGCAGCGTCAACAACGTGGGCGAGGCGCTCGCCGACGTCGTGGCCGAGCGCAGCGTCGCGGCCATGATCGCCATCGAGAACTCGATCGACGGGGGCGTCTCGGCGACTCAGGACGCGTTGGCCAACGTGCCGGGCCTGCGGATCCTGGGCGAATATCTGGTGCCCGTCGACTTCGTGCTGGTCGCGCGCCCCGGCACGACGCTCGATGACGTGCGCGTCGTCAACGCGCACCCGGTGGCGTACGCGCAGACGAGGCTCTGGCTCGAGCGGGCACGCCCCGACCACGAGCACCTGCCGGCGACGTCCAACGTCGCGGCGGCCGTCGCCCTGCTGCCCGCGGTGGACGATGCGGGGCCAGGATCAGTGGGTCCGCTCGCTGACGCCGCAGTCGCCCCGCCCGGCATCACCGACCACTACCCGCTCGAGGTGCTCGCCCGATCGATCGGCGACAACCCGAACGCGGTGACGCGCTTCGTGCTCGTCGGCCGCACCGGCGCGGTGCCGCCGGCCACCGGCTCCGACAAGACGTCGATCATCGCCGAGCTGCCCGACGACCGCGCCGGCGGTCTGCTCGACATGCTCGAGCAGTTCGCCACGCGCGGCATCAACATGAGCCTGCTGCAGTCGCGGCCGATCGGCGACGCCCTCGGCCGGTACCGGTTCGTCATAGACCTCGACGGGCACATCCTCGACGAGCGGGTAGCTGACGCGCTGCTCGGGCTCAAGCGGTTCAGCCCGAACGTGAAGTTCCTCGGGTCGTACCCGCGCGCCGATCGCGAGCAGGTGACGGTCGTGCCGCGCTACGACAACACGGCGTTCGTCGAAGCGCGCGACTGGCTGCGCGCTCTGGTCGCGGGCGAGCCCGGCGACTGA
- a CDS encoding diacylglycerol/lipid kinase family protein, which translates to MSTPPSPPAPAVPARPRDQAAGEPATDETPKRTAAVVYNPIKVNLAELKKSVRKHQKKAGWAETLFYETSVDDPGLGMAKAAMEAGADMVIAAGGDGTVRNVAEALRGTQVALGLLPSGTGNLLARNLKLTLDHLDSSIGTAFSGTDRRIDLGLVEIENPDGTRDKRVFVVMAGLGLDAQMLANTNDRLKKRVGWLAYVDAIARSLRDNNALTIKYRLDGGERKSMKTHTIILGNCGLLPGNLLLLPDAAIDDGLFDIVALRPERKIDWIGIWVKIVWENGILRRSRAGRQIMRLAPDLKTVRYMKGSELVVRLDSPQDFELDGDSHGMAVAIRARIDPLALTVRVPA; encoded by the coding sequence ATGAGCACTCCGCCGTCCCCTCCCGCGCCCGCCGTCCCGGCGCGGCCGCGCGACCAGGCGGCGGGTGAGCCCGCGACCGACGAGACGCCGAAGCGCACGGCCGCCGTCGTCTACAACCCGATCAAGGTCAACCTCGCCGAACTGAAGAAGTCGGTGCGGAAGCACCAGAAGAAGGCGGGGTGGGCCGAGACGCTCTTCTACGAGACGAGTGTCGACGATCCTGGGCTCGGAATGGCCAAGGCCGCCATGGAGGCGGGCGCCGACATGGTCATCGCCGCCGGGGGCGACGGCACCGTGCGCAACGTCGCCGAGGCCCTGCGCGGCACCCAGGTCGCGCTGGGGCTGCTGCCCTCCGGCACGGGCAACCTGCTGGCGCGCAACCTCAAGCTCACCCTCGACCACCTCGACTCGTCGATCGGCACGGCCTTCTCGGGCACCGATCGGCGCATCGACCTCGGCCTCGTCGAGATCGAGAACCCCGACGGCACCCGAGACAAGCGCGTGTTCGTCGTCATGGCCGGGCTCGGTCTCGACGCGCAGATGCTCGCCAACACGAACGACCGCCTGAAGAAGCGGGTCGGCTGGCTCGCCTACGTCGACGCCATCGCGCGCAGCCTGCGCGACAACAACGCGCTCACCATCAAGTACCGACTCGACGGCGGCGAGCGGAAGTCGATGAAGACGCACACGATCATCCTGGGCAACTGCGGCCTGCTGCCGGGCAACCTGCTGCTGCTGCCCGACGCTGCCATCGACGACGGCCTGTTCGACATCGTCGCGCTGCGCCCCGAGCGCAAGATCGACTGGATCGGCATCTGGGTCAAGATCGTGTGGGAGAACGGCATTCTGCGCCGGAGCCGCGCGGGTCGCCAGATCATGCGGCTCGCCCCCGACCTCAAGACGGTCCGCTACATGAAGGGCTCCGAGCTCGTGGTGCGCCTCGACTCGCCGCAGGACTTCGAGCTCGACGGCGACTCGCACGGCATGGCCGTCGCGATCAGGGCGCGCATCGACCCGCTCGCGCTCACGGTGCGGGTGCCGGCGTAG
- the serS gene encoding serine--tRNA ligase — MIDPQLLRDAPDLIKKSQRARGDSETAVDDAVAADLARREAITAFEELRAEQNAFGKTVAKAPKDEKKELVAQAQLLAGRVKEAQAAQVDAEERFDVAIRAIGNVIIDGVPSGGEENFATLRTHGTPKTFDFEPLDHQDLGERLGAIDIKRGTKVSGSRFYFLRGVGARLELAMMNMALDKAIAEDFTPLITPTLVRPEVMAGTGFLGSHADEIYYLPADELYLTGTSEVALAGYHADEILDVTDAPIRYAGWSTCYRREAGAAGKDNRGILRVHQFNKLEMFSYVHPDVAEQEHDRLVSFQEQMLQACELSYRVIDVAAGDLGSSAARKFDIEAWVPTQGTYRELTSTSNCTTFQARRLDIRYRTESGKTAPVATLNGTLATTRWLVAILETHQQQDGSVVVPAALRPYLGGLEVLEPVA, encoded by the coding sequence GTGATCGATCCGCAGCTGCTCCGCGACGCCCCCGACCTCATCAAGAAGAGCCAGAGGGCACGCGGCGACTCCGAGACCGCGGTCGACGACGCAGTGGCGGCCGACCTCGCGCGCCGCGAGGCGATCACCGCCTTCGAAGAGCTCCGCGCCGAGCAGAACGCCTTCGGCAAGACCGTCGCGAAGGCCCCGAAAGACGAGAAGAAAGAGCTCGTCGCCCAGGCCCAGCTGCTCGCCGGTCGCGTCAAGGAGGCGCAGGCGGCCCAGGTCGACGCCGAGGAGCGCTTCGACGTCGCGATCCGGGCGATCGGCAACGTGATCATCGACGGCGTGCCGTCGGGCGGCGAGGAGAACTTCGCGACCCTGCGCACGCACGGCACCCCGAAGACCTTCGACTTCGAGCCGCTTGACCACCAAGACCTCGGTGAGAGGCTCGGCGCCATCGACATCAAGCGCGGCACCAAGGTGTCGGGCTCGCGCTTCTACTTCCTCCGCGGCGTCGGCGCCCGCCTCGAGCTGGCGATGATGAACATGGCGCTCGACAAGGCCATCGCCGAAGACTTCACGCCGCTCATCACCCCGACCCTCGTGCGCCCCGAGGTCATGGCCGGCACCGGCTTCCTCGGCTCGCACGCCGACGAGATCTACTACCTGCCCGCCGACGAGCTCTACCTCACCGGCACGAGCGAGGTCGCGCTCGCCGGCTACCACGCCGACGAGATCCTCGACGTCACCGACGCCCCGATCCGGTACGCCGGGTGGTCGACGTGCTACCGGCGCGAGGCCGGTGCGGCAGGGAAGGACAATCGCGGGATCCTGCGGGTCCACCAGTTCAACAAGCTCGAGATGTTCAGCTACGTTCACCCGGACGTCGCCGAGCAGGAGCACGATCGGCTCGTGTCGTTCCAAGAGCAGATGCTGCAGGCCTGTGAGCTCAGCTACCGCGTCATCGACGTCGCGGCCGGCGATCTCGGCTCGAGCGCCGCGCGCAAGTTCGACATCGAGGCCTGGGTGCCGACTCAGGGGACGTACCGCGAGCTCACGTCGACGTCGAACTGCACGACGTTCCAGGCCCGCCGCCTCGACATCCGCTACCGCACCGAGTCGGGCAAGACTGCCCCGGTGGCGACTCTGAACGGCACGCTGGCGACCACGAGGTGGCTCGTCGCGATCCTGGAGACCCATCAGCAGCAGGACGGCTCGGTGGTCGTGCCCGCAGCGCTGCGGCCGTACCTCGGCGGCCTCGAGGTGCTGGAGCCCGTGGCGTGA
- a CDS encoding HAD family hydrolase: MTSQHVEVGAGSESPTVAGAAPVEGARLRDDAWLVALDVDGTIMLEGGEIPSTSAAEISRLHDAGHQVMIATGRSVAFTLPVMERLGLVSDYVVCSNGAITLGRDDTSETGYREVYIEEFDPGEVLRTINDRLADASYAVEDAAGQMFYKGTFPSVALTDDSHSVTFDELCGISATRVVVLSPSHSQEEFLGIVESMGLHKVSYNVGWTAWLDIAPFGVTKATALERVRLWLGGTPARTMAVGDGRNDIDMLQWASRGGRGVAMGQAPSDVIDAANEVTGADRDGGLGAVLATLR, translated from the coding sequence GTGACCTCGCAGCACGTCGAGGTGGGCGCAGGATCCGAGAGCCCGACCGTGGCCGGCGCCGCTCCCGTCGAGGGCGCCCGCCTGCGCGACGACGCCTGGCTGGTGGCGCTCGACGTCGACGGCACGATCATGCTCGAGGGCGGCGAGATCCCGTCGACGTCCGCCGCCGAGATCTCACGGCTGCACGACGCCGGCCACCAGGTCATGATCGCGACCGGTCGATCGGTGGCGTTCACCCTGCCCGTCATGGAGCGCCTCGGGCTCGTCTCCGACTACGTCGTGTGCTCGAACGGTGCAATCACACTTGGCCGTGATGACACCAGCGAGACCGGTTACCGCGAGGTCTACATCGAGGAGTTCGACCCGGGCGAGGTGCTCCGCACCATCAACGACCGCCTGGCCGACGCGAGCTACGCCGTGGAAGACGCCGCGGGGCAGATGTTCTACAAGGGCACGTTCCCGTCGGTGGCCTTGACCGACGACAGCCACTCGGTCACCTTCGACGAGCTCTGCGGCATCTCGGCCACGCGAGTCGTCGTGCTCTCGCCGTCGCACAGCCAGGAGGAGTTCCTCGGCATCGTCGAGAGCATGGGCCTCCACAAGGTCTCGTACAACGTCGGCTGGACCGCCTGGCTCGACATCGCGCCGTTCGGCGTGACGAAGGCGACGGCCCTCGAGCGCGTGCGGTTGTGGCTCGGCGGCACCCCGGCGCGCACCATGGCGGTCGGCGACGGCCGGAACGACATCGACATGCTGCAGTGGGCCTCCCGCGGCGGTCGCGGCGTCGCGATGGGGCAGGCGCCCTCCGACGTCATCGACGCGGCGAACGAGGTGACCGGCGCGGATCGCGACGGCGGACTCGGCGCGGTGCTCGCCACCCTTCGCTGA